A stretch of the Methanobrevibacter woesei genome encodes the following:
- a CDS encoding MATE family efflux transporter gives MANKNIELMRGNPETAVRKLAIPVMISMLLTASYNIIDGIWITGLGEAAIAGIGFVTPIFMILNGVSVGLGSGATSSISRFVGAHDKNRASDSAAHSIIILFITSIILTLIFLVIQEPLLRIYGASGTALEEALSYSTPLFLGLIGIMFANGASGILRGEGDMKRAMYAVVVSVILNAILDPIFIYTFGLGAAGAAIATVLSSLISAIVILYWLLVKKDTYVDINLRKFKFNSKITKNILKVGIPASLDMFIMSIAVALYLIFITIISGDYGVAAYTSGQRIYLFAIMPLTAIGTAVVAVCGSAFGAENGDYLSRAHKYGAKFGILFGLAVTIIVVLFATPIASIFAYTPETSHLVSGIALFLQFAFLSIPLTGAGMASSFLYQGIGRGVTSLFFTIFREVICTVILTYLFGIVLEWGLIGIWIGLAVGRSIASIVNYIYGRHTIKQIRTKLGT, from the coding sequence ATGGCAAATAAAAATATTGAGTTAATGAGAGGAAATCCTGAAACGGCTGTTAGAAAACTAGCTATTCCAGTAATGATATCTATGCTTTTAACAGCATCCTACAACATCATTGATGGAATATGGATTACAGGACTTGGTGAAGCAGCTATTGCAGGTATTGGATTTGTAACACCTATATTTATGATTTTAAATGGTGTAAGTGTTGGTCTTGGAAGTGGAGCAACAAGCAGCATAAGTCGTTTTGTTGGAGCTCATGACAAAAATAGAGCCTCTGATTCAGCAGCACACTCAATCATAATCCTGTTTATAACATCAATCATTTTAACTTTAATATTTTTAGTGATTCAGGAACCATTACTTAGAATTTACGGAGCATCAGGAACTGCACTGGAAGAAGCATTATCTTACAGTACTCCCCTATTTTTAGGTTTGATTGGAATTATGTTTGCAAATGGTGCTAGTGGAATTCTTCGTGGAGAAGGAGATATGAAACGTGCAATGTATGCAGTTGTTGTTTCTGTTATTCTAAATGCAATCTTAGATCCGATATTTATTTACACATTTGGTTTAGGAGCAGCTGGTGCAGCTATTGCAACTGTTTTAAGCTCTTTAATATCAGCTATTGTAATTCTTTACTGGTTACTTGTTAAAAAAGACACTTATGTTGATATAAACTTAAGAAAATTTAAATTCAACTCAAAAATAACTAAAAACATATTAAAAGTAGGAATTCCAGCTTCCCTAGATATGTTTATCATGTCAATAGCCGTAGCATTGTATTTAATTTTCATTACAATCATTAGTGGAGATTATGGAGTTGCAGCTTATACTTCAGGCCAAAGGATTTATTTATTTGCAATTATGCCTTTAACAGCTATTGGAACTGCTGTAGTTGCTGTTTGTGGAAGTGCATTTGGAGCTGAAAATGGAGATTATCTATCAAGAGCACATAAATATGGTGCAAAATTTGGAATTCTATTTGGGCTAGCTGTTACAATTATTGTAGTGCTATTTGCAACACCAATTGCTTCAATATTTGCATATACTCCTGAAACAAGCCATTTAGTTTCTGGAATTGCATTATTCTTACAATTTGCATTTTTATCAATTCCACTTACAGGTGCTGGAATGGCATCTTCTTTCTTATATCAAGGAATCGGAAGAGGAGTTACAAGTCTCTTTTTCACAATATTTAGAGAGGTTATCTGTACAGTAATCCTAACTTATCTATTTGGAATTGTCCTTGAATGGGGATTAATTGGAATATGGATAGGATTAGCAGTTGGTAGATCAATTGCAAGTATTGTTAACTATATCTACGGTAGACACACAATTAAACAAATTAGAACAAAATTAGGAACTTAA
- a CDS encoding alcohol dehydrogenase catalytic domain-containing protein, giving the protein MINIVYRLISPKLFEEAYDEIDVNKDVVVRPTFLSICKADQRYYQGERPSDVLDEKLPMALIHEGIGEVVYDNNGEFDVGDKVVMIPNTPVESDEYISENYLESSKFRASGYDGFTADLINIKNDRLVKLPENFDFEVSSFIELISVAFHGINRFEKIAATKKDKLGVWGDGSLGYITALLLKTLYPNSEIYVFGKHIENLNLFSFTDKIFKINEVPNDLKIDHAFECVGSQAAQLAIDQIINCLNPQGVISLFGVSEYQIPINTRLVLEKGLAIIGNSRSGREDFIEVISLLQDNPNLFKYLSNLIIDTIEINSLDDLKEAFNRDHISNFGKIVLKWNK; this is encoded by the coding sequence ATGATTAATATTGTATATCGTTTGATTTCTCCTAAACTGTTTGAAGAGGCTTACGACGAAATAGATGTTAATAAGGATGTTGTTGTAAGACCTACCTTTTTGTCAATTTGTAAAGCTGATCAAAGATATTATCAGGGGGAACGTCCATCTGATGTTCTTGATGAAAAACTTCCAATGGCATTAATCCATGAGGGTATTGGTGAGGTTGTCTATGATAACAATGGAGAGTTTGATGTTGGAGATAAAGTTGTAATGATTCCAAACACTCCTGTGGAATCTGATGAATACATCTCTGAAAACTATCTTGAATCCAGTAAATTTAGAGCTAGTGGTTATGATGGATTCACTGCGGATTTGATTAATATTAAAAATGATAGGCTTGTTAAACTTCCAGAAAATTTTGATTTTGAAGTATCCTCTTTTATTGAGTTAATATCTGTAGCTTTTCATGGAATTAATAGATTTGAAAAAATAGCTGCTACAAAAAAGGATAAATTAGGTGTTTGGGGTGATGGGAGCTTAGGTTATATCACTGCTCTTCTTTTAAAGACATTATATCCTAACTCAGAAATTTATGTATTTGGAAAACATATAGAAAATTTAAACTTATTCTCTTTTACAGATAAAATTTTCAAAATCAATGAAGTTCCAAATGATTTAAAAATAGATCATGCATTTGAATGTGTTGGTTCACAAGCTGCTCAATTAGCTATTGACCAGATTATCAATTGTTTAAATCCGCAAGGAGTAATCTCTTTATTTGGTGTAAGCGAATATCAAATTCCAATTAATACAAGATTAGTTTTAGAAAAAGGATTGGCTATTATAGGTAATAGTAGAAGTGGAAGGGAAGATTTTATAGAAGTTATATCTTTATTACAGGATAATCCTAATTTATTTAAATATTTAAGCAATCTTATAATCGATACTATTGAGATTAACTCTTTAGATGATTTAAAAGAAGCATTTAATAGAGATCACATATCTAATTTTGGAAAAATAGTATTAAAATGGAATAAATAA
- the argB gene encoding acetylglutamate kinase codes for MKDVNILIEALPYIKKFHDKKIMIKYGGHAMIDDDAMASTARDTVLLKYVGMQPLVVHGGGPEISRSMDKLGKEPKFIKGLRVTDEETMEIIKMVLVGKISTNIVSQICYHDGKGIGVSGKDSQLIYAHKKPAHKVRNDETGVEEEIDLGLVGEINCVNTDLLEMFTSNDYIPVIAPVGIAEDGTSLNLNADTAAGEIASAINAEKLIILTDVPGVLRDPSDPDSLIQRIKIDEVPQLIEDGVISGGMIPKIETCVKAIEGGVESCHIIDGRKKHSILLEIFTKNGIGTMIHK; via the coding sequence ATGAAAGATGTTAATATTTTAATTGAAGCATTACCTTACATTAAAAAGTTTCATGATAAAAAGATTATGATTAAGTATGGTGGCCATGCAATGATTGATGATGATGCTATGGCTTCAACAGCTAGAGACACAGTTCTTTTAAAATATGTAGGTATGCAACCTCTTGTTGTTCATGGAGGAGGGCCTGAAATTTCCAGATCCATGGATAAATTAGGTAAAGAACCTAAATTTATTAAAGGACTAAGAGTTACTGATGAAGAAACCATGGAAATTATTAAAATGGTATTAGTTGGTAAAATAAGTACTAATATTGTATCTCAAATCTGTTATCATGATGGTAAAGGTATTGGAGTATCTGGTAAAGACAGTCAATTAATCTATGCTCATAAAAAACCAGCTCACAAAGTTAGGAATGATGAAACAGGAGTTGAAGAAGAGATAGATTTAGGACTTGTTGGTGAAATTAATTGTGTAAATACTGATTTATTAGAAATGTTTACAAGTAATGATTATATTCCAGTAATTGCTCCTGTAGGTATTGCTGAAGATGGAACAAGCTTAAATTTAAATGCAGATACTGCAGCTGGTGAAATAGCTAGTGCTATTAATGCTGAAAAATTAATTATTTTAACTGATGTTCCGGGTGTTTTAAGAGATCCTTCAGATCCAGATAGTCTAATACAAAGAATAAAAATTGATGAAGTTCCACAGTTAATAGAAGATGGTGTTATCAGTGGTGGAATGATTCCAAAAATAGAAACTTGTGTTAAAGCTATTGAAGGTGGAGTAGAATCCTGTCACATTATTGACGGACGTAAAAAACATTCTATTTTACTTGAAATATTTACTAAAAACGGTATAGGAACTATGATTCACAAGTAA
- a CDS encoding DedA family protein has protein sequence MNYGALGVFIGTVIEEIIAPIPSTVVILASSFFMLHSLPISIESVGSLVLYIGLPVGFGMVIGSSVIYGLCYYLGKPFVSKWGKYLGLKWDDIEKFNRKISNQKRDSLAIYIARTAPVIPSVAISGFCGVVRYDFKKYVVLTFFGGFSRALILGFIGWQFGAYSQDISAHMDNLENIIIILVVIAVIAYIGYKKVYKKRNKE, from the coding sequence ATGAATTATGGTGCATTAGGTGTGTTTATAGGTACAGTCATTGAAGAAATTATAGCACCTATTCCATCAACTGTTGTTATATTGGCTAGTAGTTTCTTTATGTTGCATTCTTTACCAATAAGTATTGAATCTGTTGGTTCTTTAGTTCTTTATATTGGACTTCCAGTAGGTTTCGGAATGGTTATTGGTTCTTCTGTAATATATGGATTATGTTATTATCTTGGAAAACCATTTGTTAGTAAATGGGGAAAATATCTAGGTCTTAAATGGGATGATATTGAAAAATTCAATAGAAAAATATCAAATCAAAAAAGAGATTCATTAGCCATCTATATCGCAAGAACCGCTCCTGTAATTCCAAGTGTAGCTATTAGTGGATTCTGTGGTGTTGTAAGATATGATTTTAAAAAATATGTTGTTTTAACATTCTTCGGAGGATTCAGCAGAGCATTAATATTAGGATTTATTGGATGGCAATTTGGTGCTTATTCCCAAGATATCTCAGCACACATGGATAACTTGGAAAACATCATAATAATTCTAGTTGTAATAGCTGTTATAGCTTACATTGGATATAAAAAAGTTTATAAAAAAAGAAATAAGGAATAA
- a CDS encoding UvrD-helicase domain-containing protein, with product MDSLCSIKKVCPVCKKEFNDLSRDFCGCNNSLKFKIFFKENKLHKCTSKEFNSKSEILDYLYDSVNNFYRKNQITKKCEEKAFDYLNWIKENENKDLKDIQDFIGEVKDFLNRLIITKILINLINFNRKKVNDFIFKVNNNIFFQESYHKYSKELKEPLDDTGYIFKNNELIDKLKYGLKIDVSELYYDVKEILSLANYYGTLSQKENISKLNEFVQTYDSYRSKLNTFLLKEVSIEKWDDFRKSSYFDSIKIDYFKKEFTQSYFKILLNNATGTEKLSEDNFKFIKEYEGLYFNIKKINKEYLSDFISNFFSRTEINNYLNSFSKVLSQDEKKEIKTEFKWFIIKSNLINIELDNNDLVFPKDKFYLAYYTFCSDYSFDLFVDEINKINKVKDDLINIISDKLNLNKEEILKSISMVYDLVNCDEPSFYFDYDKQNKFKKEHDALFSKISSIRNILDSEGFIQDDKDPFYFYKLLNFDKFFKEWNNNYVQNELWNNKGYFDEMGLNDEQREAVIRSPNVLRVIAGAGSGKTSTIVAKVKYLIDIKKVPPEKIVCISYTNDAVDNLKRRIGNDGVFISTIHKFAKTVAGFSRYFNKSINFIFNHYVEDILKNDKSKIKKLVEYFSYYLREPPIDVRLENDANDNLGEKIKTLKSLYFSDYRKNSYNTFNKAEEVKSLGELIIANYLYIHQIRYKYEPVFPFSKIEKEKNITPDRNKFDNSKAYHPDFYLPDYDIYLEHFGLDGDYRAPWLNESHENDYINERKWKLDLFKEYDISYIETFSYYVRDNILVSKLEAKLKEKGVEIKQDYDKIFNELLENSKSYYKFKLFNDLVSNFLSIFKSRGFVKTDFSKFFKEVDAKSENNFQRNRFILFLEIMEDFYSYYESMKDFYFKDSIESKGIDFQDGIVEATKKVNNECCCDYDYVIIDEFQDANPIIFDLLTAFHNKKCNIMLVEDDWQSIFRYAGSEVNLSDKFAEEEYGLETVLLENNYRNPQSLIDVSSKFIKKNSLQSDKMLNSKTTDVNGPLRIVYLNSPLKYEDKSNIKNKPKINIRDAFKYYVDKISEFSNEIMVLGRYKHSCDFVKRMVEFEVESIMNSNGQIADNKYIIHYLKRADLKIQFFTVHAAKGLEAENVIILDLKDDVKAFPNKIEEDSVLSFITPKKEEHIYAEERRLFYVALTRTKNRCYLISDYGNASTFISELEGTKYLVDETPNLEEFIINSKKDKNMLIKSNAQNSSNSTKNNGSKKDFWKPQLDKYPTKKNEEKIYETNIDCPRCKENPHSYGKIVINKRRANNGEYYTFNCSNRCGWKTGSFTKYYEKDSYKLCPKCKNGIVHLNRNGDGYSCSNKGCNYTEKLNS from the coding sequence TTGGATAGTTTGTGTTCTATTAAAAAAGTTTGTCCAGTTTGTAAAAAAGAATTCAACGATTTATCAAGAGATTTCTGTGGATGTAATAACTCTTTGAAATTTAAAATTTTTTTTAAAGAAAATAAATTACATAAATGTACTTCTAAAGAGTTTAACTCTAAATCAGAAATCTTGGATTATTTATACGATTCTGTAAATAATTTTTATAGAAAGAATCAAATTACTAAAAAATGTGAAGAAAAAGCTTTTGATTATCTAAATTGGATTAAAGAAAATGAAAATAAGGATTTAAAAGATATACAAGATTTTATTGGTGAAGTAAAAGATTTCTTAAATAGGTTAATAATAACAAAAATTTTAATTAATCTTATAAATTTTAATAGAAAAAAAGTCAATGACTTCATTTTCAAAGTTAATAACAATATCTTTTTTCAGGAGTCTTATCATAAATATTCCAAAGAATTAAAAGAACCTTTAGATGACACTGGATATATATTTAAAAATAATGAACTTATTGATAAACTTAAATACGGGTTAAAAATTGATGTTTCAGAGTTGTATTATGATGTTAAAGAAATATTGAGTTTAGCTAATTATTATGGGACTTTAAGTCAAAAAGAGAATATATCAAAGTTAAATGAATTTGTTCAAACATATGATTCTTATAGAAGTAAACTAAATACATTTCTTTTAAAAGAAGTCTCTATTGAAAAGTGGGATGATTTTAGGAAATCTTCTTATTTTGATAGCATTAAGATCGATTACTTTAAAAAAGAGTTTACACAGTCTTATTTTAAAATACTTTTAAATAATGCAACTGGAACTGAAAAGCTATCTGAAGATAATTTTAAATTTATAAAAGAATATGAAGGTCTTTATTTTAACATTAAAAAAATTAATAAAGAATATTTATCTGATTTTATTAGTAATTTTTTTTCAAGAACAGAAATTAATAATTATTTAAACTCTTTTTCTAAAGTTTTATCTCAAGATGAAAAAAAAGAAATTAAAACTGAGTTTAAATGGTTTATCATTAAATCTAATTTAATTAATATTGAATTAGATAATAATGACTTAGTTTTTCCTAAAGATAAGTTTTATTTGGCATATTATACTTTTTGCAGTGATTATTCTTTTGATCTATTTGTAGATGAAATTAATAAAATTAATAAGGTTAAAGATGATTTAATAAATATTATTTCAGATAAACTTAATTTAAATAAAGAGGAAATCTTGAAAAGTATTTCTATGGTTTATGATTTAGTCAATTGTGATGAACCTAGTTTTTATTTTGATTATGATAAACAAAATAAGTTTAAAAAGGAACATGATGCTTTATTTTCAAAAATTTCTTCTATTAGAAATATTTTAGATAGTGAAGGTTTTATTCAGGATGATAAAGATCCTTTTTATTTTTATAAACTACTAAATTTTGATAAATTCTTTAAGGAATGGAATAATAATTATGTTCAAAATGAATTATGGAATAATAAGGGTTATTTTGATGAAATGGGATTAAATGATGAACAAAGAGAAGCAGTTATTAGAAGTCCTAATGTTTTGAGGGTAATTGCAGGTGCAGGTTCTGGTAAAACTTCTACTATTGTAGCTAAAGTTAAATATTTAATTGATATTAAGAAAGTCCCACCTGAAAAAATTGTATGTATTTCTTATACTAATGATGCAGTTGATAATTTAAAAAGAAGAATTGGAAATGATGGAGTCTTTATTTCTACAATTCATAAATTTGCAAAGACAGTTGCAGGATTTAGCAGATATTTTAATAAATCTATTAATTTTATTTTTAATCACTATGTAGAGGATATACTAAAAAATGATAAAAGTAAAATTAAAAAATTAGTTGAATATTTTTCTTATTATTTAAGAGAACCTCCAATTGATGTTAGATTAGAAAATGATGCTAATGATAATTTGGGTGAAAAAATTAAGACACTCAAATCATTATATTTTTCAGATTATAGGAAAAATAGTTATAACACTTTTAATAAGGCTGAAGAAGTTAAAAGTTTAGGTGAATTAATAATTGCTAATTATTTGTATATTCATCAAATAAGATATAAATATGAACCAGTATTTCCTTTTTCTAAAATTGAAAAAGAGAAAAATATAACTCCTGACAGGAATAAATTTGACAATAGTAAAGCATATCATCCAGATTTTTATTTACCGGATTATGATATTTATTTAGAGCATTTTGGATTAGATGGAGATTATAGAGCTCCTTGGTTAAATGAATCTCACGAAAACGATTATATAAATGAAAGAAAATGGAAATTGGATCTCTTTAAAGAGTATGATATTTCATATATTGAAACATTTTCTTATTATGTTAGGGATAATATATTAGTTAGTAAACTCGAAGCCAAACTTAAAGAGAAAGGTGTTGAGATTAAACAGGATTATGATAAGATTTTTAATGAATTGCTAGAAAATAGTAAATCATATTATAAGTTTAAATTGTTTAATGATTTAGTTAGTAATTTTTTATCAATATTTAAATCTAGAGGTTTTGTTAAAACTGATTTCTCAAAATTTTTTAAAGAAGTGGATGCTAAAAGTGAAAATAATTTTCAAAGAAATAGATTTATTTTATTTTTAGAGATAATGGAAGATTTTTATTCATATTATGAATCAATGAAAGATTTTTATTTTAAAGATTCAATTGAAAGTAAAGGTATTGATTTTCAGGATGGTATTGTTGAAGCCACTAAAAAAGTGAACAATGAATGTTGTTGTGATTATGATTATGTAATTATTGATGAGTTTCAGGATGCTAATCCGATTATTTTTGATTTGTTAACTGCTTTTCATAATAAAAAGTGCAATATAATGTTAGTTGAAGATGATTGGCAGTCTATTTTTCGTTATGCTGGCTCAGAAGTTAATCTGTCAGATAAATTTGCTGAAGAGGAATATGGTTTAGAAACTGTACTTCTTGAAAACAATTACAGAAATCCTCAGTCATTAATTGATGTTTCATCTAAGTTTATTAAGAAGAATAGTTTGCAATCAGATAAAATGCTAAACTCTAAAACAACGGATGTTAATGGTCCTTTAAGGATTGTATATTTAAATTCACCTTTAAAATATGAAGATAAATCTAATATTAAAAATAAACCAAAAATCAATATACGTGATGCTTTTAAATATTATGTTGATAAAATTAGTGAATTTTCTAATGAAATCATGGTTTTAGGGAGATATAAACATAGTTGTGATTTTGTTAAAAGAATGGTTGAATTTGAAGTTGAATCTATTATGAACTCTAATGGTCAAATTGCCGATAATAAATATATAATACATTATCTAAAAAGGGCTGATTTAAAAATACAATTTTTCACAGTACATGCTGCTAAAGGACTTGAAGCAGAAAATGTTATTATTTTAGATCTTAAAGATGATGTAAAAGCTTTTCCAAACAAAATTGAAGAGGATTCTGTGTTATCATTCATAACACCGAAAAAAGAAGAGCATATTTATGCAGAAGAACGTAGATTATTTTATGTAGCGTTAACAAGGACTAAAAATAGATGTTATTTGATATCTGATTATGGTAATGCTTCTACTTTTATTTCAGAGTTAGAAGGTACTAAATATCTGGTAGATGAAACTCCAAATTTAGAAGAATTTATTATTAATTCTAAAAAAGATAAAAATATGTTAATTAAAAGTAATGCTCAAAATAGCAGCAATTCAACTAAAAATAATGGTTCTAAAAAGGATTTTTGGAAACCTCAGTTAGATAAATATCCTACTAAAAAGAATGAAGAAAAAATATATGAAACAAATATTGACTGTCCAAGGTGTAAAGAAAATCCACATTCTTATGGGAAAATTGTCATTAATAAAAGAAGAGCTAATAATGGGGAATATTATACATTCAATTGCTCTAATCGGTGTGGTTGGAAAACAGGTTCTTTTACCAAATATTATGAAAAGGATTCCTATAAGTTATGTCCTAAGTGTAAAAATGGAATCGTCCACTTAAATAGGAATGGTGATGGTTATAGTTGTTCTAATAAGGGATGTAACTATACTGAAAAGTTAAATAGTTAA
- a CDS encoding class I SAM-dependent methyltransferase yields MAEKGNSTGLLPANGHRIQGRSSEDFLDVDEILRELNLKGDETLMDAGCGDGHVAIKALDLLPDGVVYALDVYGPSVEDMEKYKSENNVGNLIPVQSDIADKIDVDDNVLDVVLLVNVFHGFNAMRKMDEACSELKRIIKPNGGRIAIMDYKKQDVKHGPPFQIRCSPEDIEEVFAKQGLKITYLNEDIGEDIPEGKSHYFVVFEYK; encoded by the coding sequence ATGGCTGAAAAGGGAAATAGCACTGGTTTATTGCCAGCTAATGGCCACAGGATTCAAGGAAGATCAAGTGAAGACTTTTTAGATGTTGATGAGATTTTAAGGGAGTTGAATCTTAAGGGAGATGAAACTTTAATGGATGCAGGATGTGGAGATGGTCATGTAGCTATTAAAGCTTTGGATTTGCTTCCTGATGGTGTTGTTTATGCATTAGATGTTTATGGACCATCTGTTGAAGATATGGAAAAATACAAATCTGAAAACAATGTTGGTAATCTTATTCCAGTACAATCTGATATTGCAGACAAAATAGATGTTGATGATAATGTTTTAGATGTTGTATTGCTTGTCAATGTATTTCATGGATTTAATGCAATGAGAAAAATGGATGAAGCTTGCAGTGAGCTTAAAAGAATTATTAAACCTAATGGTGGGAGAATCGCTATTATGGACTATAAAAAACAAGATGTAAAACATGGTCCTCCATTCCAGATTAGATGTTCTCCAGAAGATATTGAAGAGGTTTTTGCTAAACAAGGTCTTAAAATCACTTATTTAAATGAGGATATTGGTGAAGATATTCCTGAAGGTAAATCTCATTATTTTGTAGTATTTGAATATAAATAA
- the argJ gene encoding bifunctional ornithine acetyltransferase/N-acetylglutamate synthase has translation MVIKDISGGLCAVNGVKVAGSRNGKYGVAIIDCPNSVASAVFTTNKVSAAPVKYTKEVIKNGKISAVFVNSGNANCFTGQQGIEDCKYLVNLISKDLNYPKEEIAIASTGVIGRKMPMDIIEDVAYNALSNLDNNPENSLDAAKAIMTTDTVPKEFAVEITLDNNEIVHIGGITKGTGMIAPNMGTMLCFLATDAVIDGSSIKKALKIAVEDSFNMIVVDGDESTNDTALLMANGSSNVDVVNNGEIDKNFQEGLNYICKMLAQKQVRDGEGASKFIEANVCGASSIEDAKKAAKSIISSSLFKAAVFGGDPNWGRIVCAVGYADVEMNQDIISVALSNKEDSVDLVKEGEILAFEGTDNLKIAEEIMCGEEIIVNVDLNSGDKSATAWGCDLTYDYVKINAEYTT, from the coding sequence ATGGTTATTAAAGATATTTCTGGAGGGTTATGTGCAGTTAATGGTGTTAAAGTTGCTGGATCACGTAATGGAAAATATGGTGTAGCTATTATTGATTGTCCAAATAGTGTTGCTTCTGCAGTATTTACAACAAATAAAGTTTCTGCAGCTCCAGTAAAATATACAAAAGAAGTTATTAAAAATGGTAAAATATCTGCTGTTTTTGTTAATAGTGGAAATGCAAATTGTTTTACAGGCCAACAAGGAATTGAAGACTGTAAATATTTAGTTAATTTAATTTCTAAAGATTTAAATTATCCTAAAGAAGAGATAGCTATTGCATCTACTGGGGTTATTGGAAGAAAAATGCCTATGGATATAATTGAAGATGTGGCATATAATGCTCTTTCTAATTTAGATAATAATCCTGAAAATTCACTTGATGCAGCTAAAGCTATCATGACAACTGATACTGTTCCTAAAGAGTTTGCAGTTGAAATTACTTTAGATAATAATGAAATTGTTCATATTGGTGGAATAACTAAAGGAACTGGTATGATAGCTCCAAATATGGGAACTATGTTATGTTTTTTAGCAACTGATGCAGTTATTGATGGTTCATCCATTAAAAAAGCTTTAAAAATAGCTGTTGAAGATAGTTTTAATATGATTGTTGTTGATGGTGATGAAAGTACCAATGACACTGCTCTTTTAATGGCAAATGGCTCATCCAATGTTGATGTTGTAAATAATGGTGAAATAGATAAAAATTTCCAAGAAGGATTAAATTATATCTGCAAAATGCTTGCTCAAAAGCAGGTTAGAGATGGTGAAGGAGCATCTAAGTTTATTGAAGCTAATGTCTGTGGGGCAAGTTCTATTGAAGATGCTAAGAAGGCAGCTAAGTCAATTATTTCTTCATCATTATTTAAGGCAGCTGTATTTGGAGGAGATCCAAATTGGGGAAGGATTGTTTGTGCTGTAGGTTATGCAGATGTTGAAATGAATCAGGACATTATTTCTGTTGCTTTAAGTAATAAAGAGGATTCAGTGGATTTGGTAAAAGAAGGAGAAATTTTAGCATTTGAAGGAACAGATAATCTTAAAATAGCTGAAGAGATTATGTGTGGTGAAGAAATTATTGTTAATGTTGATTTAAATTCAGGAGATAAATCTGCAACTGCTTGGGGTTGTGATTTAACTTATGATTATGTAAAAATCAATGCAGAATATACTACATAA
- a CDS encoding IspD/TarI family cytidylyltransferase: MIFAAILAGGVGSRMGNSDVPKQFLNLGDKPILIHTIEKFIINSKFDKILVLTPNNFINSTIDLIKNIEGETDKIIVLEGGETRNDTIRNAISYIKSNFSIDDNSIIVTHDSVRPFVSHRIIEDNIKMASEYGACDTVIPATDTIVESVDGDTISSIPLRDHYYQGQTPQSFRINKLDSLYNNLSKEEIDSLTDAAKIFTLNNEDVFLVEGDVTNIKITYPYDLKLANTILKGGY, from the coding sequence ATGATTTTTGCAGCTATTCTTGCAGGTGGTGTTGGTTCAAGAATGGGTAATTCTGATGTTCCTAAACAATTTTTGAATTTAGGTGATAAACCTATTCTTATTCACACTATTGAAAAGTTCATTATTAATTCTAAATTTGATAAGATTTTGGTTTTAACTCCTAATAATTTTATAAATTCCACTATTGATTTAATTAAAAATATTGAAGGGGAAACTGATAAGATAATAGTTTTAGAAGGTGGAGAAACTAGAAATGATACAATTAGAAATGCTATAAGTTATATAAAAAGTAATTTCTCTATTGATGATAATTCAATAATTGTTACTCATGATTCTGTCCGCCCTTTTGTATCTCATAGAATTATTGAAGATAATATTAAAATGGCTAGTGAATATGGGGCTTGTGATACTGTTATTCCTGCAACTGACACCATTGTTGAAAGTGTAGATGGAGATACAATTTCATCTATTCCTTTAAGAGACCATTATTATCAGGGTCAAACTCCTCAGTCTTTTAGAATTAATAAATTGGATTCTCTTTACAATAATCTTTCTAAAGAGGAAATTGATTCTTTAACAGATGCTGCTAAAATTTTCACATTAAACAATGAAGATGTTTTTTTAGTTGAAGGAGATGTAACTAATATTAAAATTACATATCCTTATGATTTAAAATTAGCTAACACTATTTTAAAAGGTGGATATTAG